The nucleotide window attttatacatatattttGCACTTCACCATAGTTAAATAATATGTTTTGACtttaatttttaactttaataattaaattacttaatttaatataaatatcgAGTGTGATTAAAAATTTATGTGACAAAGTGGAATAGAAACTAAAGAAGATTAGGATTCAAATTTCAAAtctcaatcaaaaaaaaaaattagatgaTTTTTTTTATGGTTAAACAACTCCAGGCGAGTCCAAGTTAACCAGATAATATTTATTTCTTTAAAACAATAACAATGGGCCAAATACATATACATCCCATCCAACTTggcatcattttttattttggcacgCTATCTCTATCTTGTTCCACTTTGGCCCTCTAACTCTATTTCTTATGTTCCACTTTAACACAAAAGCTGAAACCAGTGCAAAAAATATAGCCTGTTAAATATGAGGTgtaataaatatccaattaaatgTGGTCACCTAGTTTTTTCATCCATGTCAAATGAGTCAATACTAAAATACCTGAACCCGACCTTATTttttgtgggtttatttcttctaaaCGGGTCAGGTATGAAATCGACAGATGAAAGCTTTGGAACTTAGAGAATGAAGATGGGGCAACAGTGGATGAAAAAATACGATCGAGTTCAGGTATTTTAGTAGTGACCCATTTGACATGGATGAAAAAATCAGGTGGCAACATTTAATTTGATATTTATTACACCTTAGATTTAACGGGATATATATTTTTGCACTAGTTTAAGCTTTTGTGTTAAAGTTGAAGGTAAGAAATAGAGTTGGAGGACCAAAATAGAACAAGTTAGAGATAGAGtgccaaaatgaaaaataatgCCAAGTTGGATGGCTTATAATAAAGATACACAAAAGAGATAAAAGGAATAAGGTGTTAATTCGCTTTGACGCCGGAcagaaaagagagtaaagatgacGAAGGCGTTGTTTGCAAGGCCAAACGTGGCGGCGCTGTGTATCCGGCGATTGAGCAGCTCCGTTCAGCCACGTGTACCTTCATTACTCAAATGCGTTTCTATTTCTGCTCGTTCCTACAGGCCAATGAAGCTCGTTCCCCAAATAGGTTCAAAGATTGAGCTTTTCGCTGGTCGTCGGACTTTCTCTACTCGTGCGACTAGCGATACTGGCTCAATTGATTCTCCTCTTATGGAGTCTATGCAGAAAAAGGTTAATTTTATCGACCCTTTGTTTTAGTATGAGTGTATTGCCCTTTTTATGACCATAACTGCAATTTTGTTTTATTGGGCTTGTGTTATCTGCTTTGTGCAATTGTGCTATCTACAGCTTGGGCATTGCTAATATCTCGTTTAAAGCAGGTGGAACCAAGATTTCAAGTTTATGGGTTCGGTATTTTAATCGTTTTAAGTTACcggattctaaattaataatttatacatatgcaATGGATTTTTTTAAGGCAAATACAAGATTCAAACCAAAGCTACCTGTTCGACCGAACCCGCCACTCTAGCTCTGCCCTGTTTTAAATAGTAAAACTTTAGGGATTTCTTTGACCCCGAAATATGTTCTTGGAAGCATATTTCTTTTGTTCCTTACGCTGTTACTTTTTAAGAAAAAAGATTCTAAAGCATCTGACTACCGAGTTCAAATGAGCCTGACTACTAGATAGAATATCTACGAAAGATAAGTAGAGTGAACTGAATAGTATTGATCCAAGAAAATGTTGAGTGAACTGAATAGTAAGCTAACTATCAAAGAAAGAATGAGAATTGGGAGGGAATTTGTGACCAAAAAGGACTTGAGGTCTAAACTCAAGGACCGAAAAAGAGGTATGAATTCAAGGGGctttaaggacagagttcaagtCGTTGGAAGGGACAGAGGAGCGAGATTTTCGGCTCGGGAAGAAAACATCCCTGAGTATGTGCCACCTTAGAGTATCACTTAAAAAGAAGGAAGCTGATAATGATCAACTTCAAAGTCACAAAATATTTATTACAATGGTATTTCGTAGAATTGAAGACGTTaggatttgaaaagaaaaaaaggaccaagaaaaacaatgaaTATGACAACCTCTGGATGTTCAGTGAACCATGCAATGAAGCCCCTTGCCCCCAGGTTTTGGTCTAGTTTAAGAGTGCAGTGCATTATGTGTGGGTTAGCGAACCACGCCACCAACAAAAGCTTGATACGTAAGTGGAGAAGAGTAGAAGGATGGGTCCATTATCCACCTAGTTTCAAACCGTGCACCACTAGCCTGCTGGAACTTATCGTTAtccaacaaaaaaaatagttgaaCCAGCTTCCCTGGGATCACAGATGTCGCATATTACATCAAATAGCTAACTGGCGCGTTGGTACAGTGCACCACCTTGATCCATGTGCAGTAAACTATAAAGCTATGACAAAGATTTAAATTTATAGGCACCAGAGTTGTGATGAGTTCGAGTGGATTCCTGGATGCAGGAAGTGGATGAATGAGAAAGGAAGAAAGATATAGATGCTGAAAACTTCTTGGACTACGTAAAGAGAAGAGATAAAATATAGAGGGGATGAAAGTGTTAGTGGGTGGGGCGAGGAATTTATTACGCTAGCAGTAATCAAATATTAGGAAAATCTCACATTATTCGTCTGTGTCGTAACGAAGTTAATACAACTATGCTTATAGAAAGACTTCATCGAACCAAATAAGAAAGCACGGTTTGAATTTTGGACTAAACTTGTTGAATCCCTTTTAGAAGATCCTTGCATGTTAGTTTACAATATTCTCAAATTActcagatttagtttactttttctgtttctttttcctctaGTAAGTATATAAGTTATTTGTTGGAATAAACTCTAGAATGCTTGCTTCTTTATGGCATATATTAGCACCTACTTTAACTAAAGCATGGCAGCAAAAGTTCTTAAGCGCAGCATGTCCACAATTACAGTCTGGTAAAGAACTACTCCTCCTTGTCCCATCTTTTCCAATCAGTTTTGCTGTAGCTAATTGTCCACCATTTCCAAGTGTGATCTTTATGTTATGTATGGCCATGCCTGAGGGCATATCGGTTGAAGTTGATTTTTCTTTATGAAATTCCATTCACGTGTGCCATTACAGAAACTTTTGATGTTTGATCCTTTTTACAATTTTGTCAttttttagggtttagggtttatcGGTTGAAGTAGATTTTTCTTTATGAAATTCCATTCACTTGTGCCATTACAGAAACTTTTGACGTTTGATCTTGGTTACATAAACAAGGCTGTGGCGGTGTGGCCAAAGATTACATTAATAAGGATTTCTGAACTTGCTTGGCTTCTGCTACAATTAGCTGTACAAATTCCATGCACCTATATTTTCAAAAGTCTAGACTACATATCTACCTGGGATATTAAACTAAAGTGCTTACGTTCATGTATTTTGTGATAGCGTCACTTCTGTCAATAACAGACCAATTCATATTTAAATATATGCCAATAGATCAAGGAGCAGTTGAATGCGGACACAGTTGTAGTTAAAGATGCTTATGGTGATGGTCGGCATGTCAGGTGAGGTTTCTTCTCTATTAGATGGTGCATTGGATGGAAAATGAAGCTGGTTTACTAAATCAAGTGGTGAGTATATCTGTTGCTAGTTCTGTAAAGTCATTGTTATTCTTCTCGTTGCAGCATTGATGTAGTCTCTTCAGCTTTTGAGGGACAATCTGCTGTGAATAGGCAGAGGATGGTCTACAAAGCCATATGGGAAGAACTTCAGAACACTGTGCATGCAGTTGACCAGATGACTACCAAAACACCGACTGAAGCAGGGAAGTGATCACAGCACAACCAAAGAGTATCAAAACACCACCACTGCTATATTTTTAAGTCACAACTTTTCAATTGATATCAGATACATTACTATGAACAAAGAGAACTTCGAGTGATGTCAACTCTAAAGTAGTACTGTATTGCTTTACATTGGTTTGTAACAgcagtttgttcattttcagaatctAGTTCTTACGTACTAGCAGTTGAAGAACAATAGTTGAACATTCCCATCTGAAGGAAGAAAATTTAAGGTCTTTGCGTGATGtctgaaattttgatgaaaaataagAAGCGTGGAAGAAATTGGATTTAGCTGTTGGCtgattattttcagaaatttgtaGTTGGAAACTTATCAGCTCTCTGTAGTTGCCAATATATTAGCACGAAATATCTACTCTTGTTTGATTGTTTTTTAGATATCCATTGAATTCCAATGGAAATTGCATTTGAAAAATAGCTGTATTGTTGTAGTGTTGATTAGAAGTGAAAAAGACGAAATTTGCTAATCATTTCTGGTAAGTGATCAGATGGTTTAGGCACAGCTATCACATGCGTAAAACCCAATTTTCTTGATATATTTGTCAAAGTAACGATAGAACTAAAAGCATGAGTGGGTACAAGAAGTTGGCTTGTTTGAAAAAGCAAAAGAACAAGTAAAAAAGATCAAGATATAAGAGTTACTACAAATATTTGAAAGAGGAGCAGTCCAACTGCTCAAGCCAAAGAAAAGATGCGTCTCAAAAACTTGTTTGATATGTATCAACTCGTGAATTAAGAGATCGCGCTGAGTCAGAAAATCAAAAGAGTCCTAATGAAAAACGTCATTAACGTGTATTGCAAGTTCAATTGAATAATTATCAACACGTTAACCCCATACTGAACATTTAGACGCAGTACAGACTGCAATTGCGGCACGACTTGTGAGATATAGTAGTTGTTGTTTTACATCCCTTTTCCATCCCCACTGTCTTTgtttttttgagaaaaaatgaCATTATATAGCCGCTCTCAAAACAATAGCtgaaaaatgtatattttttggatatattttgtatatatatatattatatacaaaaattatacaaattttatacacttttttggctaccaaatataaatagtttctggcgagggctaaaagtgaaaaaaccTCTTTTAACAACTTGGTCTATATGTAGCTTTGAATATGAGATTCTGGAGATTTTTTTTAACTTCTTGTTCGAAATTGATGTTTACTTTGCATTATTTTCTAGCATCCTTTTGGTCTGTGTTATTTAACTTCTAACTATAACCCCACAACTCTGTTTCTGATGGCAGTAAGCATGTTTTCCTTGAGATAGTATCACGATACATATCATACGTTTAATCATCATTTCATTCAATCACAGAGCAGCAGCAGTAGAAAAATGGAAAACTGATCTCTAACTGCACATTAACTCCACTAAAGTCTGAATGCAAGTCTTTAATTGCGAATTCCCCACTCTCAATTTGCAGTTACCATCTAGAAGTAAAAGTGTGTGTTTTTCAACATGTTATACATACGAAAAAAatgttcgtcataacatttttgaAGAAAGAGCATCCAAAGAATTAGAACACAATGAAGCACCCATACCTCTTTCATTGCAAAATTGGATGTAACTATCATTTTCTGTGGTGGATAACTAAAGTGGGGGT belongs to Nicotiana tabacum cultivar K326 chromosome 6, ASM71507v2, whole genome shotgun sequence and includes:
- the LOC107795929 gene encoding protein BOLA4, chloroplastic/mitochondrial-like; protein product: MTKALFARPNVAALCIRRLSSSVQPRVPSLLKCVSISARSYRPMKLVPQIGSKIELFAGRRTFSTRATSDTGSIDSPLMESMQKKIKEQLNADTVVVKDAYGDGRHVSIDVVSSAFEGQSAVNRQRMVYKAIWEELQNTVHAVDQMTTKTPTEAGK